TCTGCATTGCCCGAAGACGCCTCGTACAGAATGAACGCGCGCTCAGCCACGTCATCGATGGTGGCGGGCCTGGTGGTGTGAGCTGGCTCGGCCGAGACGTAGAACACCTCGCTGGTGGCGATGGGCGTCACCGTCAGGCCGACCTCGTTGATGGGTAGGGCCACCACCGCTGCATCGAGGTTGCCCGAGCGCACGGCCTGCGCGGTGGCCGAGCTGTTTCGGGCCTCTATGCGCAGGTTCGCCCCAGGGTGATCTTCGAAGAATCGGGCGATGAGCTCTTCGATGCCATATTGGTGCGGCCACCCGAAGGTGCCGAACGCAACCCTGGCCTGGTCCGGGTCGGACGAGGACGAGATGGCGGCTGCAGCGAGTTTGGACGAATCGATGACCCTGCGGGCGTGGGCCTCGAATTCGATGGCTGCAAGGGTTGGGCGCACTCCGCGTGCCTGGCGGATGAAAAGCTCTTGCCCGACCGCGCGCTCGAGCCGTTGTATCTGTTCGGCGACGGCGGGCTGAGAAACCCCCAGAGCCTCGGCTGCCGAGGTGAACGAACCCCTCTCGAAGGCCGCCAGGAAGTATTCGAGCTGGGACAACGTGAAGTTGATCGGCTGGAGATTCAAGGGATAACCAAACCCTGTATAACTTCGAAGAAACACAACCTAGCACGATGCATAGGTTGGGAATAATCTTCCGGAATGGTCAGGGTTGCGGTTGTCACCGGCGCGGCGCGGGGTCTGGGGCGAGCATGCACAGAGCGCTTTTGCCGCGATGGCATTGCGGTGTTGATGGTCGACAACGACACCGACGCCCTGGCCGCTGCCGTCGCCGAAATCGAAGCGATCGGCGGCACTGCGCGATCGGTAGCGGCCGACATCACGAGCCGCTCGGCTTGTGCAGAGGTCATCGGCGCCGCCGTCGCCGGGTGGGGCCGGGTGGACCTGTTGGTGAACTCGGCCGGTGTCTACCCCCGCAAGCCGGTGCTCGACATCGGGACCGACGATTGGCGCTTCGTCTTCGACGTCAACGTGCTTGGCACCTACTTCATGATGATCGAGGCGATCGCCGTCATGCGCGGGCAGGGTTCGGGACACATCGTCAACGTGTCGTCGATCGACGCATTCAAAGCCCATCCAGACAACGCCCACTATGCAGCGACGAAGGCGGCGGTTGTCAGCCTCACCCGATCGTTGGCGCTCGAGGTGGCCCCGATGGGCATCGTCGTGAACTCGGTGGCGCCCGGGCCTATGGCCACCGAGGCCGCCAAACAAACCGACTGGTACGAGCCGATGGTCGCCGGCCTCCCGACCCGCAAACCGATCGAGCCCGGTGAGGTCGCAGACCTGGTTGCGTACCTCGGCAGCGATGCCAATGTCAGCATCGTCGGCGAGAACGTCGTGATCAGCGGGGCGGGGGTGATCGTGTGAGTGTCGAACTGAGTACGGTCGAGAACGGGGACCATCCATGACAGAGCTGCAGGCCGAATACGACGTGGTCATAGTGGGCGGTGCGGTCATGGGCAGTTCGGTCGCCCATTTCCTGACCTCGAACCCAGACTTCGACGGGTCTGTGTTGGTCGTCGAACGCGACGCCAGCTATCAGCGTTCGTCCACCACCCTGTCCGGAAGCGCCATCAGGCATCAGTTCTCCAACGAGATCAACGTCAAGATCAGCCAGTTCGGAAGCGAGTTCATCAAGTCGTTCGCCGATCACTGTTCGGTCGATGGTGAGGCACCCGACTTGTCGTTCCACGAGAACGGGTATCTGTTCCTCATCGACGAGGAGCGCAAGGACACCTTGGTCGCCAACTGGAACACCCAGACCTCCCTGGGCTCGGATATCTCGCTGCTGACGCCAGAGCGCATCGCCCAACGCTGGCCGTGGATCAACACCGATGGAATCGCGGCGGGCTCGCTGGGCGAGACCGGCGAGGGCTGGTTCGACAGCTACGGCCTGATGCAGGGATTCAGGCAAAAGGCCCGTTCGAACGGCGCCGTCTACGCAACCGACGAGGTCGTGGGCCTGGTCCGCGATCACGACAGGATCGATGCCGTGCGGTTGGCGTCGGGCGCCACGGTTCGGTGCCGAACCCTGGTGAACGCCGCCGGTCCTCGGGCCAGGCTGGTTTGTGCCATGGCCGGTCTCGATGTGCCCGTGGTGCCCCGCAAGCGCTACATGTTCGTGTTCGACTCCCGCACCCGCCTGCCCGACCCGGCTCCGGCGGTGATCGACCCCACGGGTCTGTTCGTCAGACCAGAGGGCCAGTTCTACCTGTGCACCCTGGAACCCCAGCCAGACCCCGACGCCGACTTCGACGACTTCACCGTGTGGCGAGACCAGTTCGAAGAGATCATCTGGCCTCTGCTCGCGCAGCGAATTCCGGCCTTCGAAGCGGTGAAGGTGGTCAACTCGTGGTGTGGTCACTATGCCTTCAACACCCTTGACCACAACGCCGTGGTAGGCCCCCACACCGAGGTCGAGAACTTCTTGTTCTGCAACGGGTTCAGCGGTCACGGACTTCAGCAGAGCCCAGCGGTGGGGCGAGCCATATCGGAGCTGATCACCTACGGCCGTTATGAGACCCTCGACCTCGCCCCGCTGGGGTATCGACGCATCGAAACGGGCACCCCGTTCCTCGAGACCCTGGTGATCTGATGCCGGTGGTCGAGCCCCGAAGCGGCGGCCGCATCCTGGTCGACGCATTGGTCGCCAACCACGTCGATCGGGTCTTCTGCGTGCCTGGCGAGAGCTACCTCGACGCGCTCGACGCGATGTACGACACGCCGAGCATCGACGTCTGCGTCGCCCGCAACGAGGGTGGTGCTGCCTACATGGCAGACGCCCACGGCAAGCTGACCGGCCGCCCTGGTATCTGTTTCGTCACCCGCGGGCCCGGCGCCGCCAACGCCAGCGGTGGGTTGCACATGGCTCGCCAGGACTCGACTCCGCTGATCATGTTCGTCGGCCAGGTCGCGCGCGGACACCTCGGTCGCGAGGCGTTTCAGGAGATCGACTATCGCCAGATGTTCGGTCAGGTGACCAAGTGGGTGGCCCAGATAGACGATCCGTCGCGGATACCCGAGTTGGTCAACAGGGCCTTCGCAACCGCCACCTCGGGCCGCCCGGGCC
This genomic stretch from Acidimicrobiales bacterium harbors:
- a CDS encoding SDR family oxidoreductase; this translates as MVRVAVVTGAARGLGRACTERFCRDGIAVLMVDNDTDALAAAVAEIEAIGGTARSVAADITSRSACAEVIGAAVAGWGRVDLLVNSAGVYPRKPVLDIGTDDWRFVFDVNVLGTYFMMIEAIAVMRGQGSGHIVNVSSIDAFKAHPDNAHYAATKAAVVSLTRSLALEVAPMGIVVNSVAPGPMATEAAKQTDWYEPMVAGLPTRKPIEPGEVADLVAYLGSDANVSIVGENVVISGAGVIV
- a CDS encoding LysR family transcriptional regulator → MNLQPINFTLSQLEYFLAAFERGSFTSAAEALGVSQPAVAEQIQRLERAVGQELFIRQARGVRPTLAAIEFEAHARRVIDSSKLAAAAISSSSDPDQARVAFGTFGWPHQYGIEELIARFFEDHPGANLRIEARNSSATAQAVRSGNLDAAVVALPINEVGLTVTPIATSEVFYVSAEPAHTTRPATIDDVAERAFILYEASSGNADPTRTQLSTRAQTAGLRIEPRIEVDAAETALALAARGLGDTYAPSVLVSSLDSRLSAVPFDPPLHDTFALITRSGARLSPPVSDFIDRITSHLIQRIGGR
- a CDS encoding FAD-binding oxidoreductase — protein: MTELQAEYDVVIVGGAVMGSSVAHFLTSNPDFDGSVLVVERDASYQRSSTTLSGSAIRHQFSNEINVKISQFGSEFIKSFADHCSVDGEAPDLSFHENGYLFLIDEERKDTLVANWNTQTSLGSDISLLTPERIAQRWPWINTDGIAAGSLGETGEGWFDSYGLMQGFRQKARSNGAVYATDEVVGLVRDHDRIDAVRLASGATVRCRTLVNAAGPRARLVCAMAGLDVPVVPRKRYMFVFDSRTRLPDPAPAVIDPTGLFVRPEGQFYLCTLEPQPDPDADFDDFTVWRDQFEEIIWPLLAQRIPAFEAVKVVNSWCGHYAFNTLDHNAVVGPHTEVENFLFCNGFSGHGLQQSPAVGRAISELITYGRYETLDLAPLGYRRIETGTPFLETLVI